One window of Entelurus aequoreus isolate RoL-2023_Sb linkage group LG06, RoL_Eaeq_v1.1, whole genome shotgun sequence genomic DNA carries:
- the LOC133652016 gene encoding uncharacterized protein LOC133652016, whose amino-acid sequence MMAARSESDSDRDSDDFSINLSEDERFVDEESASEGLVGSGSDSDREEAVRGIEPYRFEPDADEDGQEDAAAIDAGGAHDIDRLENTEWCTCQNCVNMETVAECVCCSEIEAVTRTMEEEGVKTCIIDHHGFPSVCLDEWVLQTAYNAYKQQYGVLQQQQNERRRHTAYRQFVRFCWGYLGKDIRVVLPACVVHKIRTTFPSMDYTGFQDVQ is encoded by the exons atgatggccgccagatctgagagcgattctgaccgagatagcgacgatttctccattaatttgagcgaggatgaaagatttgtggatgaggaaagtgcaagtgaaggactagtggggagtggaagcgattcagatagggaagaagctgtgagagggatagagccatatcgctttgaacccgacgctgatgaagacggtcaggaggacgctgctgctattgatgctggaggagcacacgacatagatcgccttgagaatacagaatg gtgtacatgtcaaaactgtgtgaacatggagacagtggctgagtgtgtctgctgtagtgaaatagaggcagtgaccagaacgatggaggaggagggggtgaagacgtgcatcatagaccaccatggctttccatctgtgtgtctggatgaatgggtgctgcagacagcgtataacgcctacaaacagcaatatggcgtgctgcagcaacagcaaaatga gcggagacgacacacagcctatcgacagtttgtccgcttctgctggggatatctgggaaaggacataagggtggtactaccagcttgtgtagtacataagattaggacaacattcccatcgatggactacacggggttccaagacgtgcagtga
- the LOC133652015 gene encoding uncharacterized protein LOC133652015, with the protein MAEMGISTRRLVLKKGAKPTIFDRPRTSPEHPTPSTSGQTGHMRSAFAKRERKRTIDQIMDSTTTASVADAVDEPMAMALDLPDEEGDQDQGNTREQGCQTDWVPIGTAPTAMTSSKSTQTGKIHHRSKGHQVTPDILERVRARPARVSEVPLSSVAAPSDSPEMQTNIAAPGVSGMQAKLRPPPALFDEGPASSPTAPFVGGSSDDSYVPSESTTSDPCQSDGSPDRPCTHQMREEGCHKEPKYIIFESCLQSLVKWCHCPVCGSQDISPSWDSNGTQLTMTLQCASCDQRSSWSSQPNIGPYAAGNILLSAGILFAGASSGKVLQVLNSIGVVTYVKRTFFNHQELILQPAIKKVWEEQQRTHLTMLQVEGRPLVLGGDGRADSPGHSAKFGTYTTMELVANVVLDLQVVQSNECLGSYHMEMEGLKRMVELLISWDLDVGVLVTDRHRQIAKWIRENMPNTRHCYDIWHVAKSIGKKLKAIAKHKDCEDLKPWVQSIINHLYWAAVSTPPGEGELLVAKWKSVERHIQNIHKDHGDLFPICTHGQLQRQKKWLKQSSRSAVKLEEVVNNKSLLKDIAMLSGEHQTSKVEAFHSLIIQFAPKMYVFSYIGMLCRNLLAGLHWNENSSRPIATTQAGAERYAVRYPKYKAGGHVVKKIATEPTYRYVDDLIREVVAGCRQTPDERTPLSVTVDVPPFLCDELEKPDKEEAIAKHRSRFGKCEMPSR; encoded by the exons atggcagaaatgggaatcagcactcgtcgactcgtgctgaagaaaggtgcgaagccaactattttcgatagaccacggacaagtccggagcacccgaccccctccacaagcggacagactgggcacatgaggtctgcatttgccaaaagggaaaggaagagg acaatagatcagatcatggacagtacgactacggcatcagtggcggatgcggtggatgaaccaatggcaatggcactagatttgcctgatgaggagggcgatcaagatcag ggaaatacaagagaacaaggatgccagacggactgggtaccgattgggacagcaccaacagcaatgaccagtagcaagagcacccaaacagggaaaatacatcatagatcaaagg gacaccaggtgaccccagatatcctcgagagggttagagctcggccggccagggttagtgaagtcccattgtcaagtgtagcagctccatctgacagccccgagatgcagactaacatagcagctccaggtgtgtctggaatgcaagccaagctacgaccacctcctgcattgtttgatgaaggaccagcatcaagtcccactgcgccttttgttggtggttcttccgatgacagctatgtgccgagtgagtcaacgacatcggatccgtgtcaatctgacgggtcgccagatcgcccatgtactcaccagatgcgtgaagagggctgccacaaggaaccgaagtacatcatctttgagtcgtgcctccagagtctcgtcaagtggtgtcactgtccagtctgtggcagccaggacataagcccttcttgggattcgaacggtacacagctgaccatgactcttcaatgtgcatcatgtgaccagaggagtagttggagcagccagccaaacattggcccttatgccgcgggcaacatcctgctgtctgctggcatcctcttcgctggggcatcttctggcaaggtgttgcaagtgctgaacagcatcggagtggtcacgtatgtgaagaggacatttttcaaccaccaggagctcatcctgcagccagccatcaaaaaggtgtgggaggaacagcaacggacgcacctcaccatgctgcaggtggaaggccgacccctcgtccttggtggtgatgggcgagcagacagtccgggacacagcgccaagttcggtacctacaccacaatggagcttgtggccaatgtggttctcgaccttcaggttgtacag agcaacgaatgtcttggcagctaccatatggagatggaaggactgaagaggatggtggaactgctgatcagctgggacctggatgtcggggtgctggtgacagacagacacagacagatcgctaaatggattcgtgaaaacatgcccaatacacggcactgctatgacatctggcatgttgcaaaat ccatcggaaagaaactgaaggccatcgccaagcataaggactgtgaagacctgaagccctgggtgcaaagtataatcaaccacctctactgggcagcagtgtctacaccgcctggagagggggaacttctggttgccaagtggaagtctgtggagcgacacattcagaacatccacaaggaccatggcgacctcttcccaatttgtactcatggacaactgcaacggcaaaagaaatggctcaaacaaa gttcacgctcagcagtgaaactggaggaggtggtcaacaacaagtccctgctaaaagatatcgccatgctgtcgggtgaacaccagacttccaaggtggaggcgttccatagccttatcatacag ttcgcaccgaaaatgtatgtcttctcatacatcggaatgctgtgcag gaacctgcttgctgggctgcactggaacgaaaattcgagccgccctatagccactacacaagcgggtgctgagcgctatgcagtacgctacccgaagtataaagcagggggccatgtggtcaagaaaatcgcgacagagccaacatacc gctacgtagatgacttgatcagggaggttgttgctggctgcagacagacccctgacgagagaacaccactcagcgtcactgtggatgtgcctcccttcctctgcgatgaactggagaagccagacaaggaggaagccatcgccaagcacaggagtcgcttcggtaagtgtgaaatgccctcccggtaa